In Saccharicrinis fermentans DSM 9555 = JCM 21142, a genomic segment contains:
- a CDS encoding DNA/RNA non-specific endonuclease yields the protein MDSKIDEQKLKDFVRKHAPSYLKQANVNSVGLAYKIENGKRTDQLAIQFTVCKKVALESLESINEVPIPASFQVDGKDIPSDIIERDYDINPVKMIDKTKGLRKQFLDPILPGCSIGHPTISAGTAGCVVFDKYNGEEYILSNWHVLQGSRGNIGDRVVQPGMHDDARKDRNDAGVLVNSHLGLAGDCAIAKMDKRKVDGQIIDLDVCVENISAPWLGDKVMKSGRTTSLTFGIVTRIDVTTKMNYGAQGDINIGCFEYTPDPDHLPFDGEISMGGDSGAAVMLADDSKATSTMLGLHFAGEVGNAPEHALACYATSVFEKLNISAKPPTQAAVLQEIKKGYDSNFLSIPLRSPYPVNEGVFDELLKHKNENVFDYMHYSLVLHRERKLAAWVAWNIDGGHIKKVNRVDFKKDPHLPMEAQIGNELYKHNDLDRGHMARRAELCWGTLAEAKKANDDSFYYTNIAPQHKRFNQSHMYGVWGQLENAVFDQAKIKDLKVSVMAGPLFNESDPIYRGVKIPKEYWKVICYVDEVNNQLVHHCFILTQSDLVADLERLDFDAFKLFKVSISTIAEKSNFKIVDLVSKESVETIEEVREIFSVYDIFN from the coding sequence ATGGACTCTAAAATTGATGAGCAGAAACTCAAGGATTTTGTTAGGAAGCATGCTCCCAGTTATTTGAAACAAGCCAATGTTAATTCAGTTGGATTGGCTTATAAAATTGAAAATGGAAAACGAACGGATCAATTAGCGATTCAATTTACGGTTTGTAAAAAGGTCGCACTAGAGTCGCTAGAATCGATCAATGAGGTTCCCATTCCTGCATCCTTTCAAGTGGATGGAAAGGATATACCATCGGATATCATTGAACGAGATTATGATATTAACCCCGTAAAAATGATTGACAAAACAAAGGGTTTACGTAAGCAATTTTTAGATCCTATATTGCCCGGTTGTAGTATTGGGCATCCAACTATTTCGGCAGGTACTGCCGGCTGTGTGGTATTTGATAAATACAATGGGGAAGAATATATTTTATCTAATTGGCATGTTCTTCAAGGGAGTCGTGGTAATATTGGCGATAGAGTAGTGCAACCCGGAATGCATGATGATGCCCGAAAAGATCGCAATGATGCGGGTGTTCTGGTGAATAGTCACCTGGGCTTGGCGGGAGATTGTGCAATAGCGAAAATGGATAAAAGAAAGGTCGATGGCCAAATAATAGACCTAGATGTTTGCGTGGAGAATATCTCAGCACCTTGGCTGGGAGACAAGGTCATGAAATCGGGAAGAACAACATCTCTAACCTTTGGTATTGTAACTCGGATTGATGTGACAACCAAGATGAATTATGGTGCCCAAGGTGATATTAATATAGGTTGTTTTGAATATACACCTGATCCAGATCATTTACCTTTTGATGGAGAAATCAGCATGGGAGGTGATTCGGGTGCTGCAGTTATGTTAGCGGATGATAGTAAGGCTACATCTACCATGTTGGGACTTCATTTTGCGGGTGAGGTGGGCAATGCGCCTGAACACGCTTTGGCTTGTTATGCTACTTCGGTTTTTGAAAAATTAAATATATCTGCAAAGCCGCCTACGCAAGCTGCTGTTCTTCAAGAAATTAAAAAAGGATACGATAGCAATTTTTTGTCCATTCCCTTGAGGTCTCCCTACCCTGTTAATGAGGGTGTTTTTGATGAACTCCTAAAGCATAAAAACGAAAATGTATTTGATTATATGCATTATTCTTTGGTTTTACATCGCGAAAGAAAGCTGGCTGCATGGGTTGCTTGGAATATTGATGGCGGTCATATTAAGAAGGTGAATAGGGTGGACTTTAAGAAAGATCCTCATTTACCGATGGAGGCACAAATAGGAAATGAATTGTATAAACACAATGATTTAGATAGGGGACATATGGCTCGTAGGGCCGAATTGTGTTGGGGGACACTTGCTGAGGCAAAAAAAGCCAATGACGATTCTTTTTATTATACGAATATCGCTCCTCAACATAAACGTTTTAATCAATCTCATATGTATGGTGTGTGGGGACAACTTGAGAATGCGGTTTTTGATCAGGCCAAAATAAAAGACTTGAAGGTTTCTGTGATGGCAGGGCCCTTATTTAATGAGAGTGATCCCATATACAGAGGTGTGAAGATTCCTAAGGAATACTGGAAAGTAATATGTTATGTGGATGAGGTGAATAATCAGCTCGTACATCACTGCTTTATCTTAACTCAGTCAGATCTGGTTGCTGATTTGGAAAGGTTGGACTTTGATGCATTTAAATTATTTAAAGTTTCCATTTCAACCATTGCTGAAAAGTCTAATTTTAAGATTGTTGACCTTGTTTCAAAGGAGTCTGTTGAAACAATAGAGGAAGTGAGAGAGATATTCTCTGTTTATGACATATTCAATTAA